The Teredinibacter sp. KSP-S5-2 genome includes a window with the following:
- a CDS encoding GGDEF domain-containing protein, with the protein MTHRLPSNTREYLRKVNRKAVNRLIFFLFWLSIIGVPISVSRGLFTGWQPLFSIHVFDLITISFLYLFHRWLATELKIWVIFSISFLSGAFGLLVFGILGGVVSWLVFGVLLLFFFVGIRPALYAGMVMFLLYLFCAYSFIYRKQIIPGGLDVQLYSITAWLTVLLGAAKCVVLGYMVAEANVKKVARLRKSYSVQKKALQEVQAKVSQQQMEITHHQTHDTLTGLATLTLANERLGMAMSLAKRNSEKVALLYFDLDGFKAINEKYGYDAGDELLTVSAARIKNTIRESDTACRIGGDEFLVILSCVSRIEDIEMLCSRIIDKLSAPIKYEYADLQAQVNIGVSIFPDHGAEPRMLHSLAHQAMSEAKDSGSNRYCMANAG; encoded by the coding sequence ATGACTCATCGGCTGCCCAGCAATACTCGCGAGTACTTGCGAAAAGTTAATCGTAAAGCTGTCAATCGTTTGATCTTTTTTCTTTTCTGGTTGTCGATCATTGGTGTACCTATCTCTGTGAGTCGAGGGTTGTTTACTGGCTGGCAGCCTTTGTTTTCTATTCATGTTTTTGATTTGATCACCATCTCGTTTCTGTATTTGTTTCATCGTTGGTTGGCAACTGAGCTTAAAATCTGGGTGATTTTTTCGATTTCTTTTTTAAGCGGTGCCTTTGGTTTGTTGGTTTTCGGGATTCTTGGTGGCGTTGTTAGCTGGTTGGTTTTTGGTGTATTGCTTTTGTTTTTCTTTGTGGGGATTCGTCCAGCGTTGTATGCCGGTATGGTTATGTTTCTGTTGTATTTGTTTTGTGCTTACAGTTTTATTTATCGCAAACAAATTATTCCCGGGGGGCTGGATGTTCAGCTTTACTCGATTACCGCTTGGTTAACTGTGTTACTGGGTGCAGCAAAGTGTGTGGTTCTTGGTTATATGGTTGCCGAGGCCAATGTTAAGAAAGTTGCTCGGTTAAGAAAAAGCTATTCAGTACAGAAGAAGGCGTTACAGGAAGTCCAGGCTAAGGTCAGCCAACAACAAATGGAAATTACACACCACCAAACCCATGATACCTTGACTGGATTGGCGACATTAACTCTGGCTAATGAGCGCCTGGGTATGGCGATGAGCCTGGCGAAGCGTAACAGCGAAAAAGTTGCGTTGTTGTATTTTGACCTTGATGGCTTTAAAGCGATTAATGAGAAATACGGCTACGATGCAGGGGATGAATTACTGACGGTTTCTGCCGCGCGGATTAAAAATACGATTCGTGAAAGTGATACGGCTTGTCGTATAGGTGGAGACGAGTTTTTGGTGATATTAAGTTGTGTATCGCGTATTGAAGATATTGAAATGTTGTGCAGCCGGATTATAGATAAGCTCAGCGCGCCGATAAAATATGAGTATGCCGATTTGCAGGCGCAGGTGAATATTGGTGTTTCCATTTTTCCTGATCATGGTGCGGAACCTCGTATGCTCCACAGTCTTGCCCATCAAGCGATGTCGGAAGCAAAAGACTCAGGCAGTAATCGTTACTGTATGGCCAATGCTGGATAA